The Clostridia bacterium DNA window GGCAAGCCCGTATCTACCAAAATTACTTCGCTGCCCGTATCTATAACGTAATTCTGCAAAGAGGAGCGGTATTTTACGGAAGGGTCGAATTTGTCGGGGCCTTCCTCGCCTCCGAAAGGAAGCGGCTGGCGCATAAAGCCGTTTTCGTAAAGCTTAACTGCAGTGATCTTCATTTTTGGACATCCTTTCTCCCTAAGGGTGTGATTATAATAAAATCGTAGCACACAATTTTATTTTATTCAATATATGCTGAAAAACAAAATGATTATGCACCCCTCTAAAAAGCAAGGCAACAACAGGCTTTTTTAAAGAAGCTCTCATCAAAACCTGCATTTTACGACAAATTTACGACAAATGAGAGTTTAATATAGCAATACGTTGACAAACCTGCAATACGCACACGAGCTCAAATAAAGGGGCGCGGATTATCTTCCGCGCCCCGCTTTAAAAAAAACGTATCCTGCCTTAAGTCATGTTATTTTTTGCCCGGTTGGGCTTGTATTACCCTATGATCCTCGCAACGGTGCCGCAAAAGCTTTTAAACGACAGACACTTTTGCCGCATCCATGCACATGAAGAAAGACCCTACAGCAGTTTGATCAGTTCGGCAGACTGAGCGAAACGGATGCTCCGTCGGCGCTGATGCTGTTCACGGTCAGCACCATGGCGGGGGCGCCGTCGTCCCAGTAAAGCGTCACGCTGTCTCCTGCCCGGAACAGATCGTCGTCCGTTGCGAAGGAACCTGGTTTCTTAAATTCCGGTACGGGGCCTCTCCGGAGCAGCCGGAGAAAATTCTCCGCATTGAAATAAAAGCCTAAGCTGTCCCGCGGGATTGAAGGATCTGCGGGCTTCAGTTCGCTGTTCACGTGGTAGACCGTGACGCCATAGTCGGTGAAAATCGGATCACCCATGCAGTTCATAACGAAGTCCGTTCCGATCGGCGCATGGAAGGAGATCGTGTAATACTCGCCGAAGACCGTTGCCTCCGGATCCCGGGAGACCATGATGACGTCGTCGCTCGTTTCCATAGGCCTAAGGGTACGCGTGGCCGGTGCATAGTACAGCACCTCGGGATCGGACCATCCAAGCAGCATGCGGCTGAAGGGCGTCAAGGAGCCGCCGATGGTGTCCATAAGATCGGTGCTGCCCGTGGTGCATCTGTCGTAATAATCCGCCAGCCCCAGCGTATGTCCGGTTTCGTGTATAAGCGTAGAGCAGTCTGCGTTCAGCGTGAGGTCGCCGATCTGCATGTACATATCGAAGAAATCAAGGCTCATCCACACTACGCTGCTCATCGTCATATCGTCATCTCCGACTTGCACTCTCAGGCTGTTGCTCCATGATCCCCAGCCAAAGCTATACTGATCGCCGAGATAAACGAAGTACACGCAGTCGATGTCTCCGTCTCCGTCGTTGTCATATTTGGAAAAGTCGCCCTGTCCGGCATAGGCATTAATCGCGTCAATCATGATCGCATCCATTTTGTCAGTGGTGTTGATTGAGTCATTGGCGTAGGAGTAGACATAGGGCTCGAGAATGTCGGCGTGCAGATGCAGCCTCCCGCCGGATTCCGCCTCGTAGTATTCTGTGAGAGAATACCAGCCGGTGGCTCCGGTGGTGTCGTTGAAGCACATCTCCAGAAAGGCTGCCAGTTCGTCTTCCGGCGTATCCGGATCGTCCATATGTGCGCTTTCGTAGCCGTTGTCCGGGAAGATCACAGGAATGACGAGGACATCTGTCCGGTTCTTGCCTTCCGCATCCCGTGAGGGCAGCTCCGGCGCTAAGTATCCCTCTCCAAGATCGGACAGGCGGGGTAAATCAGCGCTCTCCTCGGGTGTAAGCCGCCTGCTCTCATAGACATGCACGTTCACCGGGATTTCATATCCGCCGCAGCATACCGTGACTTCATAGATCCCGTCCCTCTCCGCGTCATAAGTCTCCGATACGAACGAGATGCCCGGATCGTCCGCCTGATAGATGACCTTGCCCGTGCCCTCGTCAATCAGTTCGACCATTCCGGCCAAATCATCGATGGCTGTGCCCACGGGAACGGAAAGGGCGCCCGGATTCGCCGCCGGATAGTATCCGACCCTTGTAGGAGCGATGGGCAGCAGCATAACGTCATCGTTGTCTGTGAGGACCGCCAGAACATGCTGGAGATTGAACGTGCCCTCTACGGAATCAAGGGACTCACGTAACTCGTCGGATGCGTACTCCATCAAAAACCGGAACTCATAGCCTTCCGCGTCATAGACCCAGAAGCTCCCGTCTTCTTCTTTGAGCGTGACCTGTCTTAAATCCAAAGGATAGGGGTAATTCGAGAAATATACGGGGACGAATGTATCCATCTGGTTGAATCCCCTGCAGGAAGCTTCCTGCTTCCAGATCTTCTGAGCATCCAGCTCCAGCGCATACGGAAGCAGCTCGTCTCCGGTAAGACGGACCGTGACCACAGCGTCAAAGACGTTCCCACTTTCCAAAAGAGCGGCAACGGATGCGTCACAGCGAACGGGGATCGCGGCAAAGCAGACACCCGAATAGCTGTACACGGAGACCGCGAAGCCTTCGTTGTTTTCCAGCCATAGCATGCCGAGCCCTTGCATATAGTATTGCGCCCCGTCCGTGTACGGTTCACCCTGATTATAGAAAGTAGTGCTATCGAGCAAAGTAAACGTCTCCGTCGGAACGGAGAATTCCGTATGCCCGTAATCGCTGAACCGGCAGTCGACTGTTTTCTTGACACCGTAGTTATTTTCGGAATACAGATACATGCCGGTTATGACGCCGTTTGCCGCAGTCAGCCGAACTGTTTTAAGATTAGCCCGATCATAATCATACTCATAGAGCATTTTTGCCAAGTCAGGCAGATGTTCTGCCTGCAGCTCGAAAACGCCGGGCTCCGTCTCTGTGAACCAGCCGGCCTCCACTCCGGTCAGGGACAGGTGGTTCATCGAATAATCTTGCCCCATGTAGGAAATATCTTGCTCTACCCAGAGGCCCGAAGGCTGATCGAACATCTCGCGGCCTTTTTCCCAGTCAAAGATGTACATGGATATACCTTTTTCGGGCTCGCTAAGTTCCATCTGCTCCATGGAGCCCTTCTCCCGGAGAGTATGGATGGTTATGTTAGAAGGGCCCGAATTGGAATAAGTGCTTATGATATTCACCGAGATCGTGTAGTTATCGCTGTGCGCGTTGAAGTGGGCTATGGCATCGGCCAGCGTGTACTGCTTCGTACGTCCTCCCCCGGAGCCTCCCGACGAGGACTGTTTCACCTCGTTTTTCACCGTGTCTGCGATCTTCACCGCGTCGGCGTTGCCCAGGACGGCCTTGCAAGAGCTGTCGCGGAGGCCGACAGTATCCGTTACGCCGCTTCCGACGCAGAGACGCTCAAGCGAAGATTTCTCGATCGTGACCCCGTTGCAGCTTACAAGAACAGACCCGGTAAGCCCTGTGTACACTCCCGGCTCCGATATATACGTATCGAAAATGTTGTAGAACACCTGACATACGGCTTCCCTGGTAATAAGCTCGTCGGGCTCAATGCCGCGGTCGGTGCCGCGGATGAATCCGGCCTCAAGCATGGACGCGACAGTGCCCTGCGCCCAGACCGGGACGTCCGCGCCGTCCGGATAATCCTTCAGTATTTCGGGATCGCCCTCCGAAAGACCGAGCGTGCGCGCCGTTACGGTAAAGAACCTTGCGCGTGAAACGGGAGCTTCGGGCATAAGATGGCCGTCTCCGTCTCCCTTAATCCATCCCGCACCTACCGCATACGACATCTCGTCATAATACCAAGCGTCGGGCGGTACGTCAGTATATCCGGAAAGCCCGGCCTTTTCTCCCGCGCCGAAGGCCCGCACCATTATTGCGGCAAGCTCACTGCCCTTAATGGTGTCGCCCGGGTGCAAAAGTCCCTCGCTGTCACCGTTTAAAAGGCCGTTCTCCACGGCGGACGCCACGGCATCGTGCGACCAGCCCGAGGGCATATCCGCGGGAACGGTTGTCACCGCGTCATCTCCCGCGGAAGCAGCAGGCGCATCATTCGGAGCCGCAAATGCGGCGCTTGAGGACAACAGAAGAACCAGAAGAATTATAATACAGCGCTTCAGTAACCTCATATGCATGATCCCTTCCTTTGGCAGTAAAAATATTTTTACCTTTATTTGTAAACAGCCCAAAGTCCACCGCTTTGATTTCTCTGTTTATATAATTATAGATTACACTATTCTTCGCGCCGAATCAAGCCGCACAAGCAATATCAGGAAACATTTATCCGGGCGTTGTTTTTCCGTTTATGGAGAAAACAGCAGAGACCTGCGTATTCTTTTTCTCCGGTTTTATTTGTAAAGCAAATAGTAGTGTGTTATACTTTAATCATCAAAATATAGTCAGGCTTTAAGCGGGGATTAAAGAAAAATGTTTGCCCTGTCGGAAGCGGCAGAAAATAAAGACGACTTCAAAAGCATTCCTCTTGACATGGTGATGGAAGAGACATATGGGATCTAAAGTGTCTGATTTCGGTTTGTTGGAATACTCAAAGAAAGGCGCAAATTCCCGTTTCTCGGGATGATTGAAAAACAAGATGGAAAAACGATGCTTTGTGATCCCCAAAAAAGCAGAAGTAAAGAGCTGACTGCGGAAGATAAAAGCTTTATGGGGATATTATATCTAATTACAGATATATTTCAGAGATAATTAAGCAGGATCGCATTTTACGGCAAATTGACGACATATGAGAGTTCAATACAGCAGCAGGTTTTAAACGCATAAAAGTGAATAGGAGTATTATTATGACGAACAGGGGCCATGACCGGATCAGTTGAATCAGGTTGTCTCCTGTTTTTTATTGTAATTTGCTCGGCGGTATGATAAAATAAAAGGGCAAAAAAACGCACTCGCATAAATTGATTTTGTAAATATGTGATACAGCCGGACGCCGATCACCCGGATGAGCCCACCGACGCCATCGTGCCTATCATCAATCGTTTTCATAATAGACAAAGGCGATCCGGCTGTCGCATTCGGCGCGGGCCGCGCCATTAAAGGCAGTACGGGCAATCTTGCGCCGAGGCCTATCTTCGTGCAGATCAGCGAGATCACAGAGCTGCCTTGAGCAGGAAAGAAGACCGATCATTCTGCGCTGATCGCAGCGATCCCAAAAGGGCCGGAACGAATTGGCGCGCGTATGCGAAAGGTGAACTGCCATTGCGGGATTGCGCTTTCAGTGGCTGAAGCTATACGGAAAAAGGATGGGAAATCGATATGAAAAAAGCGTGGATCGCTCTTGTCAATATCGCGATCATGGCAGGAATACTGGTCTTTGTCATACTGTATTCCGGCTATGAAAGCAATGCTGTCTACCGGCGTCAGGTGGAGAGCTTTGTAAGCACCACCATCGCGATGGAGCATGTGACTGAAAACTATCTGCAAGGGGAACAGAACATCTGTGATTTACGGGCGTTCTATATCGACGGCAGAAGGATGACCATGGAGGAAGCGGCGGAGTTTATCCGCGATTCCCATGTGGTCGGAAATACCTCCGCGCATCTGCTTTACACTGATACCTTATGCGGCATTTCCACGCAGCCAAGTGTCAGATCTCCGGATGACTTTACTGTTTCCTATAAAAATATCGGTTTGTTCGGCGATACGGAGTGGATCTCCACGGTCGGCACTTCGATCAATATCACCCGTGCCTATACAAATCCGATAAACGGTGAACAGTCCCTTGCCTTCTGCAACAAGATCACGCTCTGGGATGAAGACGCAGCACGGGAGAGAAGCGCGCTCCTGCTTAGGGTCATACCGCTCTCTGATCTCGAGGATAAATGGGTTTTCCCGCAGGAGGAATTCAAGGACGCGGAGTTTACCATGATCGACGGCGAGGGTGATTACATCATCAAGGGACGCTCTTTCAAAAACAATAATTTTCTTGAATTCTACAAGTCCTACAACAGTATCGATCCGTCCAGGATGAACGAACTGGAAGCTTCTCTCATGACGGGAACAGGATCCCTTCATATGACCGATTCCCGAGGGAGGGACTGCGTGTTGGCGCATACCCCTATCACTTCCACAGGCGGGTGGGTACTTTTGAGCTTTGTTCCGTCTGACAGTTTACAGCGGGACACGCAGGATTGGCTGTTGACGGGCGTTGTTACGCTTGGGCTGCTCATGCTTTTTGTCATTGATCTGCTGTATATGCGGTTTTTCAACAAGAAATACCGGCAGCTTGCGCGGGAAGCGGAGTCTGCAAACAAAGCGAAAACCGATTTTCTCTCAACCATGTCGCATGATATCCGCACGCCGATGAACGCTATTATGGGCTTGACGACCATTGCGGAGAAGAACCTGGGAGACACGGAATCAGTTGCGGATAATCTTCGGAAAATCGGCCTTGCAAGCAATCATCTTTTGTCTTTGATCAACGATATCCTGGATATCTCCAAGGTGGAGAGCGGCAAGCTGAATCTGAGCCCGCTGGTCTTCTCCATCGTCGATACGGTCGAAAACCTGGTCAACATCTCCCAGCCGATGATAAGGGAAAAGAATATCAACTTCTGTTTCCGGATAAATCGTATGGAAAAGGAATATCTGTATGCCGATCAGCTGCGCTTGAATCAGATTTATATCAACATCCTTTCCAACGCGATCAAATACACGGAGCCGGGCGGAAGCGTCAGTGTAGATATGCTGGAGGAGGAAAGCAAAACGCCCGGCTGTGTCAAGCTGACCTACATCGTAGCCGATACGGGCATGGGTATGAGCCCCGAGTTCATGGCAAAGATGTACGAGCCCTTTTCCCGTCAGACAGACAGCCGTGTCAACACCATTCAAGGCACCGGCCTTGGCCTTGCGATCACGAAGCAAATGGTGGATCTGATGAACGGCATCATCGACTGCCAAAGCGAGCTGGGGAAAGGTACCACATTCACCATCGTTTTAGATATTCCGATTGCGGACAAACAACTCGACGACATGCAGTTAGAACCCGTCGACGTGTTAATCGCGGACAGCGACACGGTCTTGCTGGAGACCGCCGTGGACGCGCTGGAGTCTTTGGGCGTCGCTGCAGAGAAGGCCGAAGACGGCCTGACGGCGTTGGGAATGATCAGGCGCCGTCAGGAATCCGGCAGGCAGTACGGTGTCGTGATCCTGGATCGGAAGATGCCCGGTATGGACGGCGTGGAAACTGTAAGACGCATCCGATCCGAGATCGGCGACAGCATCCCGCGTGTGCTGATTTCGGCCTATGATTGGTCCGACATCGAAGACACGGCAAAGGAAGCCGGCGTAAACGGGTTTATCAGCAAACCTCTTTTCCGCTCAAAGCTATGCGATAAGATCAATGAGCTGATGGGAACGGGAGCAAAGTCTGCGGAGCCGGAGGATGATTACTCCGACCTTGCCGGGATGAGCATTCTCGTCGCGGAGGATAACGACATCAACTGGGAAATCATTTCCGCTATGCTGGGAATGTACGGCATCATAACTGAGCGCGCGGAAAACGGTCAGATATGCGTTGATAAGATGAAGGCAGCCAAACGCGAAAAATACGCCCTTGTCTTTATGGATATCCAAATGCCGGTCATGAACGGACTGGACGCCACAAGGAATATCCGTACGCTGGATGATCCCTGGGCATCTTCCATCCCGATCATCGCCATGACAGCAGACGCATTCTCGGAGAACGTCACAGAATGCCTGAACGCCGGCATGAACGGACATATTGCAAAACCTGTAGACATTAGACTTGTCATCAAAGAGATCCGCAGGATAAAGGAGGAAAAGAAATCATGAAAAAGGTGATATGCATCATTTTAGCCCTCTGCACAGCTGTTGTGCTGACATCCTGCGGCAGTAAAACGCAGGATGATACGGTCACGGGGTTCAAGCCGGCTCTTGACACAAGCACAAGCTGCAGTATCACGGTAGCCGGAAGCTATGACAACTTTGAGGCGCTTGAGGCGGAATTTGATCGGTTCAACGAGTTCTATCCGAATGTGCGGTTTTGCTATGTGAAACTGGACGACTATAACAACACGCTGGCCGCTGCGCTGGAAGGCAACGACAAGCCCAATATTTTCTTCTCCTTTGCCTCGATGATCGGGAACGAACAGTACGATCCGGTATTTGCCCTTGCGGAGGATCTTTCGGATCCTGCTCTGACTTTGGATCTGGGCTGTATCCGCCCCGGCCTTATCAACCATGATACGGAAGGACGCGTGCTGATGGTTCCGGTTTTTTCCAGGTCTTATGGCATGTTAGTGAACAAAGACCTGTTTGAAAAAGAAGGGCTCAACATTCCGACCACATGGACGGAGCTTATGGCCGTGTGCGAAGAATTTCGCAGCAAGGGTTACGCAAGCCCCATGATGGGATACAGTCTTAAATCGTCGAGCTGTTTCATGTACACTGTTGCCTATCCGCTATTTGCGGCAACGCTTGCCGAAAACCCGGAGGCGCTTACTCTCGCAGTTGAACTGGATCCTGCTGCGGGAGAATACATGCGTCCGGCATTGGAAGCAGTTGAGGCGTTGATTCGTAACGGGTGTATCGATCTCGATGCGTGTGACAAGATCGAAGACAACTATACCAAGGTGATCCTGCGCTTTTTTGGGGGCGACGTGCCGATGATGATTTGCGCCGGGGATACCGTATCCGGGACCAGGAAACGTGAGAGCCAGTCTGAGGCCTTTACCAATGCGCCTTTCAATTACACCTTTGTCCCGATCCCGTTGACGGAGGAAGGCGGATATTTTATTGACAGTCCTTCCGTGGAGTTTTCCGTTAACAAAAGCTGCGATGATCTGGAGATGACAAACGAATTCATGCGGTTTTTGATCTCAAATAAGGAGCTCAATGAGATGGCTTCCGTGAAGCGTCTGATAACGCCCACTACCGATATGTCTTTTGATTCGGTTTACGCGCCTTTCGGGCAGGTGCCGTCAAATCGGACCGTATCCCCGGAAGTGCTTGGTATTACGGACGCTCTCACGGCTCAAATACGGATCGCCGCGTTCCGGGTAGGAAAAGGTGAGATCACTGTGGATGAAGCCGTAACAATGTATGGAAGCTTTGAAGAATAATCGACGAGCGAAATGCATCCGGGCAGCAGCATTCGCGGCCGGCCCGTTACATGAGGACGCACGGCGTTTTTCAGGCAGCCCTGACGTGATGCGTATCCCGTCAGGGAAGTAAGACCGGGCGCTATGCCCGGACGGCGAAAACGCTGATAAAGTGTATACACGAAAAGAAGCTGACCGCAGCGAACAAGCCTTTTTAAGCCTGACGATCTGATAAAAACACTGTATCGGTATATGGCCGATCAATGAACACGCGCTATGCGGACTTTGAGAGTATAACCGGGTAATATGCAAAAAGGAGGAAAAAGCATGAAGATAAGAAAGAATACGGCGCTTTTGGCCTGCATTGCAATACTGCTGTTTCTTATCCTGTCGGTCGGAGTGCCGGTCCCGATAAACGCGGCGGCTTCAGGCCGCGAGGGTATTACTGTCCGTGTAGGCTATTATGAAAACGAGATTTTCCAGGAAGGCGCAAAGGAGGGGACTGTCAAATCCGGGTACGCTTATGAGTACTATCAGAAGCTCTCAGAGTATACCGGATGGCACTATGACTACGTGTATGGCGAATTCGGCGACCTGTACCAGATGCTTCTGGACGGCGATATAGATTTTCTCGCGGGTCTTGCTTGGCGGGAGGACCGCGAGGATATCATAGGGTATCCGGACGCGGCTATGGGCAATGAGACATATAATCTCGTCAAGCATGACGTAGACGAGGATATAACCGTTGCCGCCTCTTCGCTGGACGGGAAAAAGATCGGCGTCTTAGACAGCGCTATGGCTGCTGTGCTGCAAACATATTTGGATGAGCACGAGGTACAGGCCGAAATCGTTCTTTTTAGAGACTATGAGCCCCTCTTTAATGCTTTTGACAACCATGATATTGACGTTATGGCTGCGGAAGGAGACGGGGCATACGGGCGGGAACACGCAGAGCTTTTATATGCGTTTGGTGCTTCAGACTATTATCTTTGCGTTGCGAAGTCACGCCCGGAACTGTTAACTGAACTGAATAAAGCGCAGACGGAGCTTGCGGCGAACGAACCGAACTATATCAATTTGCTGCGCAGCAGATACTATCCTGTCAGCATTTCGAGTCGGCATTCTCCGCGGATGAAAAGCAGTGGCTCTCCGAACACGACAAGCTGCGTGTAGGTTATTTGAAACACTACCTGCCATACAGCGACACGGATG harbors:
- a CDS encoding S-layer homology domain-containing protein; this encodes MHMRLLKRCIIILLVLLLSSSAAFAAPNDAPAASAGDDAVTTVPADMPSGWSHDAVASAVENGLLNGDSEGLLHPGDTIKGSELAAIMVRAFGAGEKAGLSGYTDVPPDAWYYDEMSYAVGAGWIKGDGDGHLMPEAPVSRARFFTVTARTLGLSEGDPEILKDYPDGADVPVWAQGTVASMLEAGFIRGTDRGIEPDELITREAVCQVFYNIFDTYISEPGVYTGLTGSVLVSCNGVTIEKSSLERLCVGSGVTDTVGLRDSSCKAVLGNADAVKIADTVKNEVKQSSSGGSGGGRTKQYTLADAIAHFNAHSDNYTISVNIISTYSNSGPSNITIHTLREKGSMEQMELSEPEKGISMYIFDWEKGREMFDQPSGLWVEQDISYMGQDYSMNHLSLTGVEAGWFTETEPGVFELQAEHLPDLAKMLYEYDYDRANLKTVRLTAANGVITGMYLYSENNYGVKKTVDCRFSDYGHTEFSVPTETFTLLDSTTFYNQGEPYTDGAQYYMQGLGMLWLENNEGFAVSVYSYSGVCFAAIPVRCDASVAALLESGNVFDAVVTVRLTGDELLPYALELDAQKIWKQEASCRGFNQMDTFVPVYFSNYPYPLDLRQVTLKEEDGSFWVYDAEGYEFRFLMEYASDELRESLDSVEGTFNLQHVLAVLTDNDDVMLLPIAPTRVGYYPAANPGALSVPVGTAIDDLAGMVELIDEGTGKVIYQADDPGISFVSETYDAERDGIYEVTVCCGGYEIPVNVHVYESRRLTPEESADLPRLSDLGEGYLAPELPSRDAEGKNRTDVLVIPVIFPDNGYESAHMDDPDTPEDELAAFLEMCFNDTTGATGWYSLTEYYEAESGGRLHLHADILEPYVYSYANDSINTTDKMDAIMIDAINAYAGQGDFSKYDNDGDGDIDCVYFVYLGDQYSFGWGSWSNSLRVQVGDDDMTMSSVVWMSLDFFDMYMQIGDLTLNADCSTLIHETGHTLGLADYYDRCTTGSTDLMDTIGGSLTPFSRMLLGWSDPEVLYYAPATRTLRPMETSDDVIMVSRDPEATVFGEYYTISFHAPIGTDFVMNCMGDPIFTDYGVTVYHVNSELKPADPSIPRDSLGFYFNAENFLRLLRRGPVPEFKKPGSFATDDDLFRAGDSVTLYWDDGAPAMVLTVNSISADGASVSLSLPN
- a CDS encoding response regulator; this translates as MKKAWIALVNIAIMAGILVFVILYSGYESNAVYRRQVESFVSTTIAMEHVTENYLQGEQNICDLRAFYIDGRRMTMEEAAEFIRDSHVVGNTSAHLLYTDTLCGISTQPSVRSPDDFTVSYKNIGLFGDTEWISTVGTSINITRAYTNPINGEQSLAFCNKITLWDEDAARERSALLLRVIPLSDLEDKWVFPQEEFKDAEFTMIDGEGDYIIKGRSFKNNNFLEFYKSYNSIDPSRMNELEASLMTGTGSLHMTDSRGRDCVLAHTPITSTGGWVLLSFVPSDSLQRDTQDWLLTGVVTLGLLMLFVIDLLYMRFFNKKYRQLAREAESANKAKTDFLSTMSHDIRTPMNAIMGLTTIAEKNLGDTESVADNLRKIGLASNHLLSLINDILDISKVESGKLNLSPLVFSIVDTVENLVNISQPMIREKNINFCFRINRMEKEYLYADQLRLNQIYINILSNAIKYTEPGGSVSVDMLEEESKTPGCVKLTYIVADTGMGMSPEFMAKMYEPFSRQTDSRVNTIQGTGLGLAITKQMVDLMNGIIDCQSELGKGTTFTIVLDIPIADKQLDDMQLEPVDVLIADSDTVLLETAVDALESLGVAAEKAEDGLTALGMIRRRQESGRQYGVVILDRKMPGMDGVETVRRIRSEIGDSIPRVLISAYDWSDIEDTAKEAGVNGFISKPLFRSKLCDKINELMGTGAKSAEPEDDYSDLAGMSILVAEDNDINWEIISAMLGMYGIITERAENGQICVDKMKAAKREKYALVFMDIQMPVMNGLDATRNIRTLDDPWASSIPIIAMTADAFSENVTECLNAGMNGHIAKPVDIRLVIKEIRRIKEEKKS
- a CDS encoding carbohydrate ABC transporter substrate-binding protein, whose amino-acid sequence is MKKVICIILALCTAVVLTSCGSKTQDDTVTGFKPALDTSTSCSITVAGSYDNFEALEAEFDRFNEFYPNVRFCYVKLDDYNNTLAAALEGNDKPNIFFSFASMIGNEQYDPVFALAEDLSDPALTLDLGCIRPGLINHDTEGRVLMVPVFSRSYGMLVNKDLFEKEGLNIPTTWTELMAVCEEFRSKGYASPMMGYSLKSSSCFMYTVAYPLFAATLAENPEALTLAVELDPAAGEYMRPALEAVEALIRNGCIDLDACDKIEDNYTKVILRFFGGDVPMMICAGDTVSGTRKRESQSEAFTNAPFNYTFVPIPLTEEGGYFIDSPSVEFSVNKSCDDLEMTNEFMRFLISNKELNEMASVKRLITPTTDMSFDSVYAPFGQVPSNRTVSPEVLGITDALTAQIRIAAFRVGKGEITVDEAVTMYGSFEE
- a CDS encoding transporter substrate-binding domain-containing protein, with amino-acid sequence MKIRKNTALLACIAILLFLILSVGVPVPINAAASGREGITVRVGYYENEIFQEGAKEGTVKSGYAYEYYQKLSEYTGWHYDYVYGEFGDLYQMLLDGDIDFLAGLAWREDREDIIGYPDAAMGNETYNLVKHDVDEDITVAASSLDGKKIGVLDSAMAAVLQTYLDEHEVQAEIVLFRDYEPLFNAFDNHDIDVMAAEGDGAYGREHAELLYAFGASDYYLCVAKSRPELLTELNKAQTELAANEPNYINLLRSRYYPVSISSRHSPRMKSSGSPNTTSCV